The following proteins come from a genomic window of Burkholderia stabilis:
- a CDS encoding P-II family nitrogen regulator: MKRITAIIKPFKLDEVREALAEVGLTGLTVTEVKGFGRQKGHTELYRGAEYVVDFLPKMKIEVVVAEAQVDQVIDAVIGAARTGKIGDGKIFVSDVERVIRIRTGEENEAAV; encoded by the coding sequence ATGAAACGCATCACCGCCATCATCAAGCCGTTCAAGCTGGACGAAGTCCGCGAAGCGCTCGCCGAAGTGGGTCTCACGGGCCTGACCGTGACGGAAGTGAAGGGCTTCGGTCGCCAGAAGGGGCACACGGAGCTGTATCGCGGCGCCGAATACGTCGTCGACTTCCTGCCCAAGATGAAGATCGAGGTGGTCGTCGCGGAAGCGCAGGTCGACCAGGTGATCGACGCGGTGATCGGCGCGGCGCGCACCGGCAAGATCGGCGACGGCAAGATCTTCGTGTCGGACGTCGAGCGCGTGATCCGCATCCGCACCGGCGAAGAGAACGAAGCGGCCGTCTGA
- a CDS encoding porin: MKKALVAAALMAAGVVTAHAQSSVTLYGRLDAGIEYMNGLQNGHQVRAESGDWGTSLWGLKGSEDIGGGNKVLFHLEGAFNTMTGGFSGSIWDRYATVGISNDRYGTLLLGRELAIANGVWDFDPFGQSAWSTASLVRGRNWNKTSNNVSYQSPQFYGLDFYGQFSFSNSTSFNGNTTAGQPGRAAGAQVTYTNSLFQLRGIYDETRDSSGRFSDVFNYSREYFAGVNVFLGQFKLQAAYQASRADGSGGPAVNAGVTGTQQVWGGVTWQATPAAALIAAVYHVNANHGGGNANIYTVGGSYNISKRTLFDLQVATVRNSSSANFGLNANGAGTAVSTGNPNPGGSQTGVYAGIQHLF; the protein is encoded by the coding sequence ATGAAGAAAGCTTTGGTCGCGGCCGCGCTGATGGCTGCTGGGGTGGTTACGGCGCACGCGCAGAGCAGCGTCACGCTGTATGGCCGTCTGGATGCAGGCATCGAGTACATGAACGGCCTGCAAAACGGCCACCAAGTGCGCGCGGAAAGCGGCGACTGGGGCACGAGCCTGTGGGGCTTGAAGGGTAGCGAGGACATCGGCGGCGGCAACAAGGTCCTGTTCCACCTCGAAGGCGCGTTCAACACGATGACCGGCGGCTTCAGCGGCTCGATCTGGGATCGTTATGCGACGGTCGGCATTTCGAACGATCGCTACGGTACGCTGCTGTTGGGTCGTGAGCTCGCGATCGCCAACGGCGTGTGGGACTTCGACCCGTTCGGCCAGTCGGCCTGGTCGACCGCATCGCTCGTACGCGGCCGCAACTGGAACAAGACCAGCAACAACGTTTCGTACCAGTCGCCGCAGTTCTACGGCCTCGACTTCTACGGCCAGTTCTCGTTCTCGAACTCGACCAGCTTCAACGGCAACACGACGGCCGGCCAGCCGGGCCGTGCAGCCGGTGCGCAGGTCACGTACACGAACTCGCTGTTCCAGTTGCGCGGCATCTACGACGAAACGCGCGACAGCAGCGGCCGCTTCTCGGACGTGTTCAACTATTCGCGTGAATACTTCGCGGGCGTGAACGTGTTCCTCGGCCAGTTCAAGCTGCAGGCCGCCTACCAGGCATCGCGCGCGGACGGCAGCGGCGGCCCGGCCGTGAACGCCGGCGTGACCGGCACCCAGCAGGTCTGGGGCGGCGTGACGTGGCAAGCGACGCCGGCAGCGGCGCTGATCGCAGCCGTGTATCACGTGAACGCGAACCACGGCGGCGGCAACGCGAACATCTATACGGTCGGCGGTTCGTACAACATCTCGAAGCGCACGCTGTTCGACCTGCAGGTCGCGACGGTGCGCAACAGCTCGTCGGCCAACTTCGGCCTGAACGCGAACGGCGCCGGCACGGCCGTTTCGACGGGCAACCCGAACCCGGGCGGCAGCCAGACCGGCGTCTACGCCGGCATCCAGCACCTGTTCTGA
- a CDS encoding LysR family transcriptional regulator, which produces MRLLQEVQFLHSDLNMMHPDLRRLDLNLLLVFDALYRHRSVAAAAHELAMSPSALSHALARLRDAIGDALFVRLGNEMQPTVRADDIAAWAGGALDAMSKGLARARRFDPAQSDRTFVFAATDYTAFAVLPAFLARIQHVAPQLRIRVVHSDRKISVDALAAGRIDFALGYHEESAADAPGIEDFDWFSDDYVVIASAAHPDIRRRLTLDQYLAARHVVVTPWNESRGVVDYVLDRLGLARQVAVQLPSVLAAPFVIAESALLMTVPNRAAQALRHAAPIRIFPAPFEIPRYTVKVYSHAKHARTDAHRWIRAQLLDARPDPG; this is translated from the coding sequence ATGCGGTTACTGCAGGAAGTGCAGTTTCTTCATTCTGACCTGAACATGATGCATCCCGATCTGCGCCGCCTCGACCTGAACCTGCTGCTCGTGTTCGACGCGCTGTACCGCCACCGGTCGGTCGCCGCGGCCGCCCACGAGCTCGCCATGAGCCCGTCCGCGCTGAGCCACGCGCTCGCGCGGCTGCGCGACGCGATCGGCGACGCCCTGTTCGTGCGCCTCGGCAACGAGATGCAGCCGACCGTCCGCGCCGACGACATCGCCGCGTGGGCCGGCGGCGCGCTCGACGCGATGTCGAAGGGGCTCGCCCGTGCGCGCCGCTTCGATCCCGCGCAAAGCGACCGCACGTTCGTGTTCGCCGCGACCGACTACACGGCGTTCGCCGTCCTGCCGGCGTTCCTTGCACGCATCCAGCACGTCGCGCCGCAGTTGCGGATTCGCGTCGTCCATTCCGACCGCAAGATTTCCGTCGACGCGCTCGCCGCCGGCCGCATCGACTTCGCGCTCGGCTATCACGAGGAATCGGCGGCCGACGCGCCGGGCATCGAGGATTTCGACTGGTTCTCCGACGACTACGTCGTGATCGCGAGCGCCGCGCATCCGGACATCCGCCGGCGGCTGACGCTCGACCAGTACCTCGCGGCGCGCCACGTGGTCGTCACGCCGTGGAACGAATCGCGCGGCGTGGTCGATTACGTGCTCGACCGGCTCGGCCTCGCGCGGCAGGTCGCCGTACAGTTGCCGAGCGTGCTCGCCGCACCGTTCGTGATCGCGGAATCCGCACTCCTGATGACCGTGCCGAACCGCGCTGCGCAGGCACTGCGACACGCCGCGCCGATCCGCATCTTCCCCGCGCCGTTCGAGATTCCGCGCTATACGGTGAAGGTCTATTCGCACGCGAAGCATGCGCGTACCGATGCGCACCGCTGGATTCGCGCGCAGTTGCTCGACGCCCGTCCGGACCCGGGCTGA
- a CDS encoding GNAT family N-acetyltransferase encodes MPIDIRSATVADVPLILRFITELAVYEKAEHEVVATPASLERSLFGEGSPARALICEVDGEPAGFAVYFFSYSTWLARQGLYLEDLYVSPRFRGAGAGLRLLKALARIAVESGCGRFEWSVLDWNEPAIRFYESVGAAPQSEWVRYRLAGDALRAFADSTPVSAG; translated from the coding sequence GTGCCAATCGATATCCGTTCCGCTACCGTCGCCGACGTGCCGCTGATCCTGCGTTTCATCACCGAGCTGGCCGTCTACGAGAAGGCGGAACACGAAGTGGTCGCGACGCCTGCGTCGCTCGAGCGCAGCCTGTTCGGCGAAGGGTCGCCGGCGCGCGCGCTGATCTGCGAGGTCGACGGCGAGCCGGCCGGCTTCGCCGTGTATTTCTTCTCGTATTCGACGTGGCTCGCGCGGCAGGGGCTGTATCTCGAGGATCTGTACGTGTCGCCGCGCTTTCGCGGCGCGGGCGCGGGGCTGCGGCTGCTGAAGGCGCTCGCGCGGATCGCGGTCGAGTCGGGCTGCGGGCGTTTCGAGTGGAGTGTGCTCGACTGGAACGAGCCGGCGATCCGCTTCTACGAGAGCGTCGGTGCGGCGCCGCAGAGCGAATGGGTGCGTTACCGGCTTGCAGGCGACGCGTTGCGCGCGTTCGCCGACAGCACGCCGGTGAGCGCCGGATAA
- a CDS encoding ABC transporter ATP-binding protein: MNSQNQKLFVDDLHKRYGDNEVLKGVSLKANSGDVISVIGSSGSGKSTMLRCINFLEQPNAGRIFVDGEEVRTALDKTGALRAADTKQLQRVRTKLSMVFQHFNLWSHMNVLENVMEAPVNVLGIPKKEAEDRAREYLEKVGLAPRVEKQYPSHLSGGQQQRVAIARALAMHPDVMLFDEPTSALDPELVGEVLKVMQKLAEEGRTMIVVTHEMGFARNVSNHVMFLHQGRVEEEGVPAEVFANPKSERLRGFLSGSLK, encoded by the coding sequence ATGAATTCCCAGAACCAGAAGCTTTTCGTCGACGATCTCCACAAGCGGTACGGCGACAACGAGGTGCTCAAGGGCGTGTCGCTGAAGGCGAACTCGGGCGACGTGATCAGCGTGATCGGCTCGTCGGGCTCCGGCAAGAGCACGATGCTCCGCTGCATCAACTTCCTCGAACAGCCCAACGCGGGCCGCATCTTCGTCGACGGCGAGGAAGTACGCACCGCGCTCGACAAGACGGGCGCGCTGCGCGCGGCCGACACGAAGCAGCTGCAGCGCGTGCGCACCAAGCTGTCGATGGTGTTCCAGCACTTCAACCTCTGGTCGCATATGAACGTGCTCGAGAACGTGATGGAAGCGCCCGTGAACGTGCTCGGCATCCCGAAGAAGGAAGCCGAGGATCGTGCGCGCGAGTATCTCGAGAAGGTCGGCCTCGCGCCGCGCGTCGAGAAGCAGTATCCGTCGCATCTTTCCGGCGGCCAGCAGCAGCGTGTCGCGATTGCGCGCGCGCTCGCGATGCATCCGGACGTGATGCTGTTCGACGAGCCGACGTCGGCGCTCGACCCGGAGCTGGTGGGCGAAGTGCTGAAGGTGATGCAGAAGCTGGCCGAGGAAGGCCGCACGATGATCGTCGTCACGCACGAGATGGGCTTTGCGCGCAATGTGTCGAACCACGTGATGTTCCTGCATCAGGGCCGCGTCGAGGAAGAAGGCGTGCCGGCCGAGGTGTTTGCCAATCCGAAGAGCGAACGCCTGCGCGGGTTCCTGTCGGGCAGCCTCAAGTAA
- a CDS encoding ABC transporter permease, which produces MIELIQEYWRNYLYTDGYRITGVAITLWLLVVSIGLGFCLSIPLAVARVSKRKWLSSAVWLYTYVFRGTPLYVQLLLCYTGLYSLQAVRGTPMLDAFFRDGMHCTLLAFTLNTCAYTTEIFAGAIKATSYGEIEAARAYGMTPFTMYRRVILPSALRRALPLYSNEVILMLHATTVAFTATVPDILKIARDVNSATYMSFHAFGIAALLYLAISFTLVWLFRQAERRWLAYLRPQGK; this is translated from the coding sequence ATGATCGAACTCATCCAAGAATACTGGCGCAACTACCTCTACACCGACGGCTACCGCATCACCGGCGTCGCGATCACGCTGTGGCTGCTCGTCGTGTCGATCGGCCTCGGCTTCTGCCTGTCGATACCGCTCGCGGTCGCGCGCGTGTCGAAGCGGAAGTGGCTGTCGAGCGCCGTGTGGCTCTACACGTACGTGTTCCGCGGCACGCCGCTCTACGTGCAGCTGCTGCTTTGCTACACGGGCCTCTACAGCCTGCAGGCCGTGCGCGGCACGCCGATGCTCGACGCGTTCTTCCGCGACGGGATGCACTGCACGCTGCTCGCGTTCACGCTGAACACCTGCGCGTACACCACCGAGATCTTCGCGGGCGCGATCAAGGCGACCTCGTACGGCGAGATCGAAGCCGCGCGCGCGTACGGGATGACGCCGTTCACGATGTATCGCCGCGTGATCCTGCCGTCGGCGCTGCGCCGCGCGCTGCCGCTGTACAGCAACGAAGTGATCCTGATGCTGCACGCGACGACGGTGGCCTTCACCGCGACCGTGCCGGACATCCTGAAGATCGCCCGCGACGTGAACTCGGCGACCTACATGTCGTTCCACGCGTTCGGCATCGCCGCCCTGCTCTATCTCGCGATCTCGTTCACGCTCGTGTGGCTGTTCCGCCAGGCCGAGCGCCGCTGGCTCGCGTATCTGCGCCCGCAAGGCAAGTAA
- a CDS encoding ABC transporter permease, translating into MFLQGYGPLILAGTWQTVKLAVLSLALSFLLGLLGAGAKLSRNRVTNGVGTVYTTLIRGVPDLVLMLLLFYSLQIWLNMATDALGWDQIDIDPFLAGVLVLGFIYGAYFTETFRGAFLSVPRGQLEAGSAYGMTNWQVFTRIMFPQMMRFALPGIGNNWQVLVKSTALVSIIGLADVVKASQDAGKGTLRFFFFTLIAGAVYLAITTISNFVLMWLEKRYSTGVRKADL; encoded by the coding sequence ATGTTTCTACAAGGTTACGGCCCGCTGATCCTCGCAGGCACCTGGCAAACCGTCAAACTGGCGGTGCTTTCGCTTGCGCTGTCGTTCCTGCTGGGCCTGCTCGGCGCGGGCGCGAAGCTGTCGCGCAACCGCGTGACGAACGGCGTCGGCACCGTCTACACGACGCTGATCCGCGGCGTGCCCGACCTCGTGCTGATGCTGCTGCTGTTCTACAGCCTGCAGATCTGGCTGAACATGGCGACCGACGCGCTCGGCTGGGACCAGATCGACATCGACCCGTTCCTCGCCGGCGTGCTCGTGCTGGGCTTCATCTACGGCGCGTACTTCACCGAGACGTTCCGCGGCGCGTTCCTGTCGGTGCCGCGCGGCCAGCTCGAGGCCGGCAGCGCATACGGGATGACGAACTGGCAGGTGTTCACGCGGATCATGTTCCCGCAGATGATGCGCTTCGCGCTGCCGGGCATCGGCAACAACTGGCAGGTGCTCGTGAAGTCCACCGCGCTCGTGTCGATCATCGGCCTGGCCGACGTCGTGAAAGCGTCGCAGGACGCCGGCAAGGGCACGCTGCGGTTCTTCTTCTTCACGCTGATCGCGGGAGCGGTCTACCTCGCCATCACGACGATCTCGAACTTCGTGCTGATGTGGCTCGAAAAGCGCTACTCGACCGGTGTCCGCAAGGCTGACCTATGA
- a CDS encoding ABC transporter substrate-binding protein, which translates to MKKAALCAALALVAGSAFAKEWKTVRIGVDASYPPFESTAPSGEIVGFDVDLTKEICKRINVKCVWVAQDLDGIIPALKAKKYDVIVSSLTVTDKRREQIDFSDKVYDAPARMIAKAGSPLLPTVASLKGKRVGVEQGSTQETYAKAYWEPQGVTIIPYQNQDQVYADLGSGRLDATLQDELQADYGFLRTPRGKGFAFAGPEVKDPKTIGDGTAIGLRKDDTDLKLKINKALADMHKDGTYDRLSHKYFSFSVYSAR; encoded by the coding sequence ATGAAGAAGGCCGCCCTGTGCGCCGCCCTCGCCCTCGTGGCGGGCAGCGCCTTCGCGAAGGAGTGGAAGACCGTGCGGATCGGCGTCGATGCCAGCTACCCGCCGTTCGAGTCGACCGCCCCGAGCGGCGAGATCGTCGGTTTCGACGTCGATCTCACCAAGGAGATCTGCAAGCGGATCAACGTGAAATGCGTGTGGGTGGCGCAGGATCTCGACGGGATCATCCCGGCGCTGAAGGCGAAGAAGTACGACGTCATCGTGTCGTCGCTGACCGTCACGGACAAGCGCCGCGAGCAGATCGACTTCTCCGACAAGGTGTACGACGCGCCGGCGCGGATGATCGCAAAGGCCGGCTCGCCGCTGCTGCCGACGGTCGCGTCGCTCAAGGGCAAGCGCGTCGGCGTCGAGCAGGGCTCCACGCAGGAAACCTACGCGAAGGCGTACTGGGAACCGCAGGGCGTGACGATCATTCCTTACCAGAACCAGGACCAGGTCTACGCCGATCTCGGCTCGGGCCGCCTCGACGCGACGCTGCAGGACGAACTGCAGGCCGACTACGGTTTCCTGCGCACGCCGCGCGGCAAGGGCTTCGCGTTCGCCGGGCCGGAAGTGAAGGATCCGAAGACGATCGGCGACGGCACCGCGATCGGCCTGCGCAAGGACGATACGGACCTGAAGCTCAAGATCAACAAGGCGCTGGCCGACATGCACAAGGACGGCACCTACGACCGGCTGTCGCACAAGTACTTCTCGTTCAGCGTCTACTCGGCTCGCTGA
- a CDS encoding pirin family protein: MFQIRRAADRDQRSHGWHESHHSFPCAAGRGGAPAFGALRELNEECIAPTRGFGMRPYRDAEIVTYVLDGALAYRDSLGSGAIVRAGGVQRTSAGTGIMLSETNASRDQPLRLLRIWLAPAGAGGRPGYAHTRFADDDRRGRLRLVASPDGGDGSLPVQADARIFAGWIDGDERAAFDVPAGRRVYAHVARGEVEINGRPLAAGDGAGIGGVDAVTFARGRAAEVLLFDVA; this comes from the coding sequence ATGTTCCAGATCCGTCGTGCCGCCGACCGCGACCAGCGCAGCCATGGCTGGCACGAGTCCCATCACAGCTTTCCCTGCGCCGCCGGGCGTGGCGGCGCGCCGGCGTTCGGCGCGCTGCGCGAACTGAACGAGGAGTGCATCGCGCCGACCCGCGGCTTCGGCATGCGTCCGTACCGCGATGCGGAAATCGTCACCTATGTGCTCGACGGCGCGCTGGCGTACCGCGACAGCCTCGGCAGCGGCGCGATCGTCCGCGCGGGCGGCGTGCAGCGCACGAGCGCCGGCACGGGGATCATGCTCAGCGAAACCAATGCGTCGCGCGACCAGCCGCTGCGCCTGTTGCGGATCTGGCTTGCGCCGGCCGGGGCGGGCGGCCGGCCCGGCTATGCACACACGCGCTTCGCCGACGACGACCGGCGCGGCCGGCTGCGGCTCGTCGCGTCGCCGGACGGCGGCGACGGCTCGCTGCCGGTACAGGCGGATGCGCGGATCTTCGCGGGATGGATCGACGGGGACGAACGGGCGGCATTCGACGTGCCGGCCGGCCGCCGTGTCTACGCGCACGTGGCGCGCGGCGAGGTGGAGATCAACGGCCGCCCGCTGGCGGCGGGCGACGGCGCGGGCATCGGCGGCGTGGACGCGGTCACGTTCGCGCGAGGCCGGGCGGCCGAGGTGCTGCTGTTCGACGTCGCCTGA
- a CDS encoding periplasmic heavy metal sensor yields the protein MYKKTSRVAIAAATVLALAFGTAHAAQPNDMPPQGGPGMHQMHGHEGGPFGAIMKLHDQLKLNASQEQQWQTAVNTMKQSRDAMRKNHEQMREQFKAQQNQPILDLSAMHAARQQAEQQNAQLREQTSAAWLAFYNGLNDQQKTTVSTALKQQFAKMEQRHEKMKERWQQHRAAKAASAPAQ from the coding sequence ATGTATAAGAAGACTTCCCGCGTGGCCATCGCGGCCGCTACCGTGCTCGCTCTCGCATTCGGCACCGCGCATGCCGCGCAGCCCAACGACATGCCGCCGCAGGGCGGCCCCGGCATGCACCAGATGCACGGGCACGAAGGCGGCCCGTTCGGCGCGATCATGAAACTGCATGACCAGCTGAAGCTCAACGCGTCGCAGGAACAGCAATGGCAGACGGCCGTCAACACGATGAAGCAGAGCCGTGACGCGATGCGCAAGAACCACGAACAGATGCGCGAGCAGTTCAAGGCGCAGCAGAACCAGCCGATTCTCGACCTGAGCGCAATGCACGCCGCACGCCAGCAGGCCGAGCAGCAGAACGCACAACTGCGCGAACAGACGTCCGCCGCGTGGCTCGCGTTCTACAACGGGCTGAACGACCAGCAGAAGACCACGGTCAGCACGGCGCTCAAGCAGCAGTTCGCGAAGATGGAGCAGCGCCACGAGAAGATGAAGGAACGCTGGCAGCAGCATCGCGCGGCCAAGGCCGCGTCGGCGCCGGCGCAGTAA
- a CDS encoding response regulator, with protein MTTQILIVDDDQELRDLLRDYLVRQGMEVSVLHDAATLEKRLERERPDLIVLDLMMPGVDGLTALRQLRAAGDDIPVIMLTARADDVDRIVGLELGADDYLGKPFNPRELLARVQAVLRRRRATPSAAAPEQREPFAFGRFLLDFQARTLSVDGKPATLSSSEFALLKIFVNHALRTLTRERLLELLHGPEYDGTDRGIDVQVWRLRRILETDPSTPRFIQTVRGRGYVFVPDGEAHAQTH; from the coding sequence ATGACTACCCAGATCCTCATCGTCGACGACGACCAAGAACTCCGAGACCTGCTGCGCGACTATCTCGTGCGCCAGGGGATGGAAGTGTCCGTGCTGCACGATGCGGCGACGCTCGAGAAGCGCCTGGAGCGCGAGCGGCCCGACCTGATCGTGCTGGACCTGATGATGCCGGGCGTGGACGGCCTGACCGCGCTGCGCCAGTTGCGCGCGGCCGGCGACGACATCCCCGTGATCATGCTGACCGCGCGGGCGGACGACGTCGACCGCATCGTCGGGCTCGAGCTCGGCGCGGACGACTACCTCGGCAAGCCGTTCAACCCGCGCGAGCTGCTCGCGCGCGTGCAGGCCGTGCTGCGCCGCCGCCGCGCGACGCCGTCGGCGGCCGCGCCCGAACAGCGCGAGCCGTTCGCGTTCGGCCGCTTCTTGCTCGACTTCCAGGCGCGCACGCTGTCGGTCGACGGCAAGCCGGCCACGCTGTCGAGCAGCGAATTCGCGCTGCTGAAGATCTTCGTGAACCACGCGCTGCGCACGCTCACGCGCGAGCGGCTGCTCGAGCTGCTGCACGGGCCCGAGTACGACGGCACCGACCGCGGCATCGACGTCCAGGTGTGGCGCCTGCGTCGCATTCTCGAGACGGATCCGTCGACGCCGCGCTTCATCCAGACGGTGCGCGGGCGCGGCTACGTGTTCGTGCCCGACGGCGAGGCTCATGCGCAAACCCATTGA
- a CDS encoding ATP-binding protein: MRKPIDSLFGRLALLVVGVLLLSHFAWFFAMRLERNQMQTRYAVEEAAFLVDAVRQHVERTPDQPLPSRVRLVTPDSADVPNGDPSHLPAALKRFRDDVSERMPPGTRVEVGAPGHPPVLWVKEPTDRNWIVVPVQPLRPPRSLDRMLLWLGTIFSAGVIAALFAAWQLQQPLRSLARAVARFGRGQPVPPLRERGPRELRQLTHGFNQMVEQVSQAENDRAVMLAGVAHDLRTPLARMRLRAEMMDDARLRDGVVRDVDSMSHIVDQFLVFAHGGSDRSEPVPVDQACERIARSYRAVAPNAPTVQTRLDADPGFRLPTATLDRILSNLLDNAHAYGAPPVFIETARTPAGYVLSVSDSGGGIAPRDLAAATRPFVRLDPARGGNGHSGLGLAIVERLVLRLGGACDIGNRPEGGLRVAMTFPFEVVPKDEPHAQAA; the protein is encoded by the coding sequence ATGCGCAAACCCATTGATTCACTGTTCGGGCGGCTCGCGCTGCTTGTCGTCGGTGTCCTGCTCCTGTCGCACTTCGCGTGGTTTTTCGCGATGCGGCTCGAGCGCAACCAGATGCAGACGCGTTATGCGGTCGAGGAGGCCGCGTTCCTGGTCGACGCGGTGCGCCAGCACGTCGAGCGCACGCCCGACCAGCCGTTGCCGTCGCGCGTGCGGCTGGTGACGCCCGACAGCGCCGATGTGCCGAATGGCGATCCGTCGCACCTGCCGGCCGCGCTCAAGCGCTTCCGCGACGACGTGAGCGAGCGGATGCCGCCCGGCACGCGCGTCGAGGTTGGCGCGCCGGGTCATCCGCCCGTGCTGTGGGTCAAGGAGCCGACCGACCGCAACTGGATCGTGGTGCCCGTGCAGCCGCTGCGGCCGCCGCGCTCCCTCGACCGGATGCTGCTGTGGCTCGGCACGATCTTCTCGGCTGGCGTGATCGCCGCGCTGTTCGCGGCCTGGCAGCTGCAGCAGCCGCTGCGCTCGCTGGCGCGCGCGGTCGCACGCTTCGGTCGCGGGCAGCCGGTGCCGCCGTTGCGCGAGCGCGGCCCGCGCGAGCTGCGCCAGCTCACGCATGGTTTCAACCAGATGGTGGAACAGGTGTCGCAGGCCGAGAACGACCGTGCGGTGATGCTGGCGGGCGTCGCGCACGACCTGCGCACGCCGCTCGCGCGGATGCGCCTGCGCGCGGAAATGATGGACGACGCGCGTTTGCGCGATGGTGTCGTGCGCGACGTCGATTCGATGTCGCACATCGTCGACCAGTTTCTGGTGTTTGCGCACGGCGGGTCCGACCGCAGCGAGCCGGTGCCGGTCGATCAGGCCTGCGAGCGGATCGCGCGCAGCTATCGCGCGGTCGCGCCGAACGCGCCGACGGTCCAGACGCGGCTCGATGCCGATCCGGGCTTCCGGCTGCCGACGGCGACGCTCGACCGGATCCTGTCGAACCTGCTGGACAATGCGCATGCGTACGGTGCGCCGCCGGTGTTCATCGAGACGGCGCGCACGCCGGCCGGCTACGTGCTGTCGGTCAGCGACAGCGGCGGCGGGATTGCGCCGCGCGACCTCGCGGCCGCCACGCGGCCGTTCGTGCGGCTCGACCCCGCGCGCGGCGGGAACGGCCACAGCGGGCTCGGGCTGGCGATCGTCGAGCGGCTCGTGCTCAGGCTGGGCGGGGCATGCGACATCGGCAACCGCCCCGAAGGCGGCCTGCGCGTCGCGATGACGTTCCCGTTCGAGGTCGTGCCGAAGGACGAACCCCACGCCCAGGCCGCGTAA